A part of Synergistaceae bacterium genomic DNA contains:
- a CDS encoding glycosyltransferase — MSKRIALVVAETGDRSLRGESIFVDGIGSAMRDIGFEVETIPVPHDESSYEAVSDTYARYGALDLHGFDGVICSNIPACLVPHRNKVCYLLRTAREFYDMFDMMHEAPAPEQRRLRRHIQDLDREALKKVGEVFVAGYEIRGRLLKYLGADSEVLYPAATLDALENTSYEFLLLPGPLHPLYRPELVVRAMEKVGSPVELLVCGIGESEQALKEMASKMSNIHFLGDVDDDKIANLYSRSLAVPYIPMGEDSVFVILEAALCEKPVITCTDSGEPARMVYDGRTGFVVPPDPGKIARCIDILVGDPGLAAAMGRIARGAAGHASWGHVASVLARSMQFSDDEFPVAVSATGGGRIPPPRTLILDSQSISPANRGDRARALGLYGNMGFKARFLGVVEEGGKERRLDPTPTLAELNVPLSEEHLKEMESLKNQPGGLLTLDISFSLFGHLTPDYAATAERLMSEADALIFSRPWSFSLIEKWPEDKRQLLVYDAHRVEAVDRCAVLDDGASGTELVALVGELESKLCSRADLILTSSHADRASFARLYDLPYEKIRVAPNGAFVERIMPASHGRKVALKEEEGLTDSERETRVAIFMGSASPSNTEAAEFILCTVAPSLPDVRFLFMGSVCDAVSCPVPGNARLLGVVDDEKKNELLSMADIALNPIFSDGASNLKMLDYMAAGLPVLASAATARGIDLGGLEALTFTTKDGFVGDLRELLEEPAELERSGSAGRRIVEERHSWTSISRDVGDLLRWHSWHRERRRPFFSIIVVGYERPQSLWRLARLLSVQTYGDFELIIIDQSQAPWEGEKSFGELDMLYLKTNAMSVARAKNTGAFLSRGTVLVFLDDDCEPSANWLACARPWFDDENMVGLEGAIRSDLGWNDGRGKAGDERSGDSPQKASNFFVRTEAFNRSGGFEDIGFDDDSEGGMRAGALGEIPFSRDAWVFVPSR; from the coding sequence ATGAGCAAGCGAATCGCCCTGGTGGTCGCTGAGACGGGAGACCGTTCCCTCCGGGGAGAGAGCATTTTTGTCGACGGGATAGGCTCGGCCATGAGGGACATCGGCTTCGAGGTCGAGACAATCCCGGTGCCGCACGACGAATCGTCATACGAGGCGGTCTCGGATACATACGCCCGCTACGGCGCCCTCGACCTTCACGGGTTTGACGGGGTGATATGCAGCAATATCCCCGCATGTCTCGTTCCGCACCGGAACAAAGTCTGCTACCTGCTCAGAACGGCGCGCGAGTTTTACGACATGTTCGATATGATGCACGAGGCCCCCGCCCCGGAGCAGCGCCGCTTAAGGCGACATATACAGGATTTGGACCGAGAAGCGCTGAAGAAGGTCGGAGAGGTGTTCGTCGCAGGATACGAGATCAGGGGGCGCCTTCTGAAGTACCTGGGGGCGGACTCCGAGGTCCTGTATCCGGCAGCCACGCTGGACGCCCTGGAGAACACTTCTTACGAGTTCCTGCTTCTCCCAGGGCCGTTGCACCCGTTGTATCGCCCGGAGCTGGTGGTAAGGGCGATGGAGAAGGTGGGCAGTCCCGTTGAGCTCCTGGTCTGCGGGATCGGGGAGAGCGAACAGGCGCTGAAAGAGATGGCATCCAAGATGTCGAACATCCACTTCCTGGGCGATGTGGACGATGACAAGATTGCGAATCTCTACAGCCGATCTCTGGCCGTGCCCTACATCCCGATGGGAGAGGACTCCGTCTTTGTGATACTGGAGGCGGCTCTCTGCGAGAAACCGGTCATAACCTGCACAGACTCGGGAGAGCCCGCCCGGATGGTATATGACGGTCGCACCGGCTTTGTCGTGCCGCCTGATCCAGGGAAGATAGCTCGCTGCATAGACATCCTCGTGGGCGATCCCGGCCTTGCGGCCGCGATGGGACGCATTGCAAGGGGAGCCGCCGGACACGCCTCCTGGGGGCACGTGGCGTCCGTTCTCGCCAGGTCGATGCAGTTCTCGGACGACGAATTTCCTGTCGCCGTCTCGGCGACAGGGGGCGGCCGTATCCCTCCGCCTCGCACGCTGATCCTCGACTCTCAATCGATATCGCCCGCGAATCGGGGGGATAGGGCGAGGGCGCTCGGTCTGTACGGGAACATGGGTTTCAAGGCCAGATTCCTCGGGGTCGTCGAGGAGGGCGGCAAGGAGAGGCGCCTCGACCCCACGCCCACCTTGGCCGAGCTGAACGTGCCTCTTTCAGAGGAGCATCTGAAGGAGATGGAGTCGCTTAAGAATCAACCGGGCGGCCTTCTGACCCTGGACATATCCTTCTCCCTGTTCGGGCATTTGACCCCGGACTACGCAGCGACCGCGGAGCGACTTATGTCCGAGGCGGACGCGCTGATCTTCTCGCGGCCTTGGAGTTTTTCCCTTATCGAAAAATGGCCGGAGGACAAGAGGCAGCTGCTCGTCTACGACGCCCATCGCGTCGAGGCGGTGGATAGATGCGCCGTGCTGGACGATGGGGCGTCCGGCACCGAGCTGGTCGCCCTGGTGGGCGAACTTGAGTCCAAGCTATGCTCGAGGGCCGATCTGATCCTGACTTCCTCCCATGCCGACAGGGCCTCCTTCGCCCGATTGTATGACCTTCCCTATGAAAAGATTCGCGTCGCGCCCAACGGCGCCTTCGTGGAGAGGATCATGCCGGCCAGCCATGGGCGCAAGGTCGCCTTGAAAGAGGAGGAGGGGCTGACCGACTCGGAAAGAGAGACCCGGGTGGCGATCTTCATGGGAAGCGCCTCCCCGTCCAACACGGAGGCCGCGGAGTTTATCCTTTGCACCGTGGCACCCTCCCTTCCGGACGTCCGTTTCCTTTTCATGGGCTCGGTTTGTGATGCGGTGTCGTGCCCCGTGCCAGGAAACGCACGCCTGCTGGGAGTCGTGGACGACGAAAAAAAGAACGAACTCCTCTCGATGGCCGATATCGCTCTGAACCCCATCTTCTCGGACGGTGCCTCCAACTTGAAGATGCTGGACTATATGGCCGCCGGACTGCCGGTTCTGGCCTCGGCGGCGACCGCCAGGGGAATAGATCTGGGCGGCCTCGAGGCTCTGACCTTCACCACGAAGGATGGATTCGTCGGCGACCTGCGCGAACTGCTCGAGGAGCCGGCCGAGCTGGAGAGGAGCGGGTCGGCGGGCCGCCGTATCGTGGAGGAGCGCCACTCGTGGACGTCGATATCGAGGGACGTCGGAGATCTGCTCAGATGGCACTCCTGGCACAGAGAAAGGAGAAGGCCCTTCTTCTCCATCATCGTTGTCGGCTACGAGAGGCCGCAGTCCCTGTGGCGTCTTGCGCGCTTGCTCTCCGTCCAGACGTACGGCGACTTCGAGCTCATAATAATCGACCAGAGCCAAGCGCCCTGGGAGGGAGAAAAGTCGTTCGGGGAACTGGATATGCTGTACCTTAAAACCAACGCGATGAGCGTGGCGCGAGCCAAGAACACGGGCGCCTTCCTGTCGAGAGGCACTGTGCTCGTCTTTCTAGACGACGACTGCGAACCGTCGGCGAACTGGCTGGCTTGCGCTCGGCCATGGTTCGACGACGAAAACATGGTCGGCCTCGAGGGAGCCATCCGCTCCGACCTCGGATGGAACGACGGGCGCGGAAAAGCGGGCGATGAGAGGAGCGGCGACTCGCCTCAGAAGGCCTCCAACTTCTTCGTGAGGACGGAGGCTTTCAACAGAAGCGGAGGTTTTGAGGACATCGGATTCGACGACGATTCCGAGGGGGGTATGAGGGCGGGCGCCCTCGGAGAAATACCCTTCTCGCGCGACGCCTGGGTGTTCGTGCCCAGCAGATGA